A genome region from Clostridium pasteurianum includes the following:
- a CDS encoding GntR family transcriptional regulator, translated as MLIKIDFDSDTPIYEQLKNQLVKGLASGEISKGESLPSVRQMAEDIGINLHTVNKVYNILKQEGYLNIDRRIGAVINENMPQDTEEFREKLQDTLEYIIADCKCRGIDREKFLYLCSKIYDKYNV; from the coding sequence TTGTTAATAAAAATAGATTTTGATTCAGATACGCCGATATATGAGCAATTAAAAAACCAATTAGTTAAAGGTTTAGCCAGTGGTGAAATAAGTAAGGGAGAGAGTCTTCCTTCAGTTAGACAAATGGCAGAGGATATAGGAATAAATCTTCATACGGTTAATAAAGTATATAATATATTAAAACAAGAAGGATACCTTAATATAGATAGAAGAATTGGGGCTGTAATAAATGAAAATATGCCTCAAGATACTGAAGAATTTAGAGAAAAATTGCAAGATACGCTTGAATATATTATTGCTGATTGCAAATGTAGGGGTATTGATAGAGAAAAATTTTTGTATTTGTGTAGTAAAATTTACGATAAGTACAATGTATAA
- a CDS encoding WG repeat-containing protein, with translation MMDSKIELSKLQESLKRDAFEKYDDYEKRIKSIKSVNIGKAALEEESYDSEYGFCYVKIEWYGIDSVEKMKSQYFFCMISSSTLNGNIDFNDKYDVYCKFVSIGEKVYIDNESLNIGINGENYKIYCVNLYRQAFESCDEFKNRITNIKPIPLGKIKFSKDNYDIKTSSIILNNDWNIIKEINVPKVYGLFSIIDNLHVKEICEKDREYVLYGKLMLMDKIISIDMGSLFIMADDNFMPIYSICVNKFDFHDEDKFNENIKNISLISAGKIRLNPSKYDFEKEIFLADVIWKKWAVRFTAQLCSFSINVPRNDAKELYRGGGIYDTYISFLVDDDKVSIDKIKAITFNKTISLDYKSQNSEVVISRVTENDNSNDMNFDTNMELNLMRYISDKGKYGYMDSSKRKIIIEPKYDYIGSFYDGVARVNINGKWGFINLNGEIVIQPKFNMVKDFHDGLAAFNVGKFGTKKWGYVDLSGKIVIEAKFSEAGDFYNGIANVKLHGFLAAKKNVYINNVGKVINYKKVIVAK, from the coding sequence ATGATGGATAGTAAAATCGAGCTTAGTAAACTTCAGGAATCGCTCAAAAGAGATGCTTTTGAAAAATATGATGATTATGAAAAACGCATAAAGAGTATAAAGTCTGTGAATATAGGAAAAGCTGCGCTTGAGGAGGAAAGTTATGACAGTGAATACGGTTTTTGCTATGTTAAAATTGAGTGGTATGGCATTGATTCAGTAGAAAAAATGAAAAGTCAATATTTTTTTTGTATGATAAGTAGCAGTACTTTAAATGGTAACATTGATTTTAATGACAAATATGATGTGTACTGTAAATTTGTTTCTATAGGTGAGAAAGTATATATTGATAATGAAAGTTTAAATATAGGCATTAATGGAGAGAATTATAAAATATATTGTGTAAATTTATATAGACAAGCATTTGAAAGTTGTGATGAGTTCAAAAACAGGATAACTAATATAAAACCTATTCCTCTTGGTAAAATTAAATTTAGCAAGGATAATTACGATATAAAAACATCTTCAATTATATTAAACAATGATTGGAATATAATAAAGGAAATAAATGTGCCTAAAGTATACGGATTATTTTCAATCATTGATAATTTACATGTAAAAGAGATATGTGAAAAAGATAGGGAATATGTTTTATATGGTAAACTTATGCTAATGGATAAAATTATAAGCATTGATATGGGGAGTTTATTTATAATGGCAGATGACAATTTTATGCCCATTTATTCAATTTGTGTTAATAAATTTGATTTTCATGATGAAGATAAATTTAATGAAAATATTAAAAACATTTCACTAATTAGTGCAGGAAAAATAAGATTGAATCCTAGTAAATACGATTTTGAAAAAGAAATATTTCTGGCAGATGTTATATGGAAAAAGTGGGCTGTACGATTTACAGCACAGTTATGTTCATTTTCAATTAATGTGCCGAGAAATGATGCTAAGGAATTGTATAGAGGAGGAGGAATTTATGACACATATATAAGTTTTTTAGTTGATGATGATAAGGTTTCTATTGATAAAATAAAGGCTATTACTTTTAACAAAACTATAAGTTTAGATTATAAGTCACAAAATAGCGAGGTAGTTATTTCTAGGGTAACAGAAAACGACAATTCAAACGATATGAATTTTGATACTAATATGGAACTTAATCTTATGAGATATATAAGTGATAAGGGTAAATATGGATATATGGATAGTTCAAAGCGAAAAATTATTATAGAACCAAAGTATGATTATATAGGAAGTTTCTATGATGGAGTTGCACGAGTTAATATAAATGGTAAATGGGGATTTATAAATTTAAATGGTGAAATTGTAATACAGCCTAAATTTAATATGGTAAAAGACTTTCATGATGGTCTTGCAGCATTTAACGTAGGAAAATTTGGAACTAAAAAATGGGGATATGTAGATTTAAGTGGTAAAATTGTAATTGAGGCTAAGTTTTCTGAGGCTGGTGATTTCTACAATGGAATTGCTAATGTTAAATTACATGGCTTTTTAGCGGCTAAAAAAAATGTTTATATAAACAATGTAGGGAAAGTAATTAATTATAAAAAGGTTATTGTTGCAAAATAG
- the ftsH gene encoding ATP-dependent zinc metalloprotease FtsH, with translation MFDNKDFKDKKFKYAIYYTLGVIVFVLLFNYAASSIRTEEISYNKFLDLLKAKKISQVNVSQQKIVIVPKDNAGYQKKILYTGRIDDSDLKNELKDSGAEIKPQIQNDDPIKSFVINWILPIILLTFLGKILFGKLDKKFGGGVMSFGKNNAKLYAENETGKTFDDVAGQEEAKESLIEIVDFLHNPNKYTEIGAKLPKGALLVGPPGTGKTLLAKAVAGEAKVPFFSMSGSDFVEMFVGMGAARVRDLFEQAQEKAPCIIFIDEIDAIGKSRESAVGGSNDEREQTLNQLLAEMDGFDSSKGVVILAATNRPEVLDKALLRPGRFDRRVIVDRPDLKGREAILKVHSKDVKMSEDISLEDIAKATSGAVGADLANIVNEAALLAVKRGRSKVIQEDLDEAVEVIVAGKEKKDKILSDQDKKTVAYHEVGHALVAALLRHTNPVHKITIIPTTMGALGYTMQLPEEEKYLVTKEEMSDQICVMLGGRSSEEVVFGTISTGASNDIEKATQTARNMVTIYGMTDKFDMMALESAGNRYLDGRPVKNCSNEVEYEADKEVLRIIKEAHNKAKDILQTNRELLDNIAEILLEKETLSGDEFMKIVKESSAWKEMMSEETETQKLTE, from the coding sequence ATGTTTGATAATAAAGATTTTAAAGATAAAAAATTTAAATATGCCATTTATTATACATTAGGTGTGATAGTTTTCGTTTTATTGTTTAATTATGCGGCATCCTCTATAAGAACAGAAGAAATAAGTTATAACAAATTTCTTGATTTACTTAAGGCAAAAAAGATTTCGCAGGTTAACGTGTCGCAGCAGAAAATAGTGATAGTACCTAAGGATAATGCAGGATATCAGAAAAAGATTCTTTATACTGGAAGAATAGACGATTCAGATTTAAAGAATGAGCTTAAAGATTCTGGGGCAGAAATTAAGCCTCAAATACAGAATGATGATCCTATAAAAAGTTTTGTTATTAATTGGATTTTGCCAATAATTTTATTGACATTTTTGGGGAAAATATTATTTGGAAAGCTTGATAAAAAATTTGGCGGCGGTGTCATGTCATTTGGCAAAAATAATGCAAAGCTTTATGCTGAAAATGAAACCGGGAAAACCTTTGATGATGTTGCGGGTCAGGAGGAAGCCAAAGAATCTTTAATTGAGATTGTAGACTTTCTTCATAATCCTAATAAATATACTGAGATAGGTGCTAAACTGCCTAAAGGAGCACTTTTAGTTGGACCGCCAGGAACAGGTAAAACCCTTTTAGCTAAAGCAGTAGCAGGAGAAGCTAAAGTACCATTTTTTTCAATGTCGGGTTCTGATTTTGTTGAAATGTTTGTAGGAATGGGAGCTGCAAGGGTAAGAGACTTATTTGAGCAGGCTCAAGAAAAGGCACCATGCATAATATTTATAGATGAAATAGATGCAATAGGTAAAAGTAGGGAAAGCGCAGTTGGTGGCTCAAATGATGAGAGAGAACAGACTTTAAATCAACTTTTGGCTGAGATGGATGGTTTTGATTCGTCAAAGGGAGTTGTAATTTTAGCTGCAACTAATAGACCAGAAGTACTTGATAAAGCTCTCTTAAGACCTGGCAGATTTGATAGAAGAGTTATTGTTGATAGACCTGACCTAAAAGGTAGAGAGGCAATTCTTAAAGTTCACTCTAAAGATGTAAAAATGTCCGAGGATATATCTCTTGAAGATATTGCTAAGGCAACTTCAGGTGCAGTTGGAGCAGATCTTGCTAATATAGTAAATGAAGCTGCACTTTTAGCTGTAAAGAGGGGCAGAAGTAAAGTTATACAGGAAGATTTAGATGAGGCAGTTGAAGTTATAGTTGCAGGCAAGGAGAAAAAAGATAAAATATTATCAGATCAGGATAAGAAAACTGTTGCATATCATGAAGTTGGTCATGCACTTGTAGCTGCTCTTTTAAGACATACAAATCCAGTACATAAAATAACGATTATACCTACAACAATGGGAGCCTTGGGATATACTATGCAGCTTCCAGAAGAAGAGAAGTATTTAGTAACTAAGGAAGAGATGTCAGATCAAATATGTGTTATGCTCGGTGGAAGGTCTTCAGAAGAAGTTGTTTTTGGAACTATTTCTACAGGAGCATCTAATGATATAGAAAAGGCTACACAAACAGCTAGAAATATGGTCACAATATATGGAATGACTGATAAATTCGATATGATGGCACTTGAATCAGCAGGCAATAGGTACTTAGATGGAAGACCGGTTAAAAATTGCAGCAATGAGGTTGAATATGAAGCTGATAAAGAAGTATTAAGAATAATAAAAGAAGCACATAATAAGGCAAAAGATATTTTGCAGACTAATAGGGAACTTCTTGATAATATTGCAGAAATTCTTCTTGAAAAAGAAACATTAAGTGGGGATGAATTTATGAAAATTGTAAAGGAGAGTTCGGCGTGGAAAGAAATGATGAGCGAGGAAACAGAAACACAGAAATTAACAGAATAG
- a CDS encoding DUF1648 domain-containing protein: MQDELMLSLFSFIFMIILIACQVVSLYVSRKDIYLGIRIPQDERKSSEVKAIGKSYVRANFIIGVPTAIILSYLVYKFMYTFVYTASIFVFIFIDFIIYYFYNRKMAELKREKGWLKTKKQIVVIDTSFSKLNGEKIISGSKWFAISIIFIIVCIIINIKQYPSLPKVYPTHWAMNGKPNGYTYKSYMSIFSVPIQQVVLTVIMFISYKMIVWSKREIDAKNPEESKNKNIKCRNIWIMYTVLVTFVMQIIFMIEDFQVMQIVKVNTVFITIFVLAISFGIGIVSIIIAIKVGQGGSRLKEKPSDKNFETNVRDDDKYWKLGNTIYYNKNDPSIFIEKRFGIGWTVNAGTKIGMLFYIATVAIIIVAIAMSIFEK; the protein is encoded by the coding sequence ATGCAGGATGAGTTGATGTTAAGCTTATTTTCTTTCATATTTATGATAATTCTTATTGCATGTCAGGTAGTGTCATTATACGTATCTAGAAAAGATATATATTTAGGTATTAGAATTCCACAAGATGAAAGGAAAAGCTCTGAGGTTAAAGCTATTGGCAAAAGTTATGTAAGAGCCAATTTTATTATTGGAGTACCCACTGCTATCATACTTTCATATTTAGTATATAAATTCATGTATACATTTGTTTATACAGCAAGTATATTTGTGTTTATTTTTATAGATTTTATTATTTACTATTTTTATAATAGAAAGATGGCAGAACTTAAACGAGAAAAAGGATGGCTTAAGACAAAAAAGCAGATTGTTGTAATTGATACTTCGTTTAGTAAATTGAATGGTGAAAAAATAATTTCAGGTTCTAAATGGTTTGCTATATCGATTATTTTCATTATTGTATGTATAATTATCAATATTAAACAGTATCCAAGCCTTCCCAAGGTTTACCCAACACACTGGGCTATGAATGGAAAACCTAATGGATACACATATAAGTCTTATATGTCAATTTTTTCTGTTCCAATACAACAAGTTGTTTTAACTGTAATTATGTTTATTTCGTATAAAATGATAGTTTGGAGCAAACGTGAAATAGATGCTAAAAATCCAGAAGAATCTAAAAATAAAAATATAAAATGTAGAAACATATGGATAATGTACACGGTATTAGTTACATTTGTAATGCAAATTATATTTATGATTGAAGATTTTCAAGTTATGCAGATAGTTAAAGTAAATACTGTATTTATAACTATTTTTGTTCTTGCAATTTCATTTGGAATAGGAATAGTTTCTATAATTATAGCTATAAAGGTTGGTCAAGGAGGAAGCAGGCTTAAGGAGAAGCCAAGTGATAAAAATTTTGAGACCAATGTAAGAGATGATGACAAATATTGGAAGCTTGGAAATACAATATATTATAATAAAAATGATCCTTCTATTTTTATTGAAAAGAGATTTGGAATAGGATGGACTGTAAATGCTGGAACTAAGATAGGAATGCTATTTTATATAGCAACAGTTGCGATAATTATTGTAGCTATTGCTATGAGTATTTTTGAAAAATAA